The Diadema setosum chromosome 12, eeDiaSeto1, whole genome shotgun sequence genome has a segment encoding these proteins:
- the LOC140235852 gene encoding uncharacterized protein, translating to MDNVRQPKPATIQAPVSPSLIVFNARSLNNKIDDLEATLRSQHKDVPLIAVTETWFSMDKSASACELPGYNLFHRDRPDRPGGGVCLYVRNDLSATEVFIDCVPTYLEVLWIKLKSSSQFRLRNHIYVAVVYSPPRSEHREELCNHLIDTVDSIRAMSDSASLLITGDFNDLDASPLEQHTALVQIVTNPTRGTAILDKIFTDIACEYHEPVICAPIANSDHSLISLKSIHDHACRQSVQFTYRPYRDSAVRSFGQWVTEMDWSVINTLPDVDTKVDFFRQLLSDQYRSHFHRVTVKRRVADKAWMTNTIRSLISARNSAFKCGDMSFYKNLRNDVQRKIKIAKRLFYCKKVQQLKETEPGKWHKQIRSLSGLKKRPQFEIDPDISRLITANRLNTYFADICRQLPSCNLSELPAYLPAWPPPTIERRDVYNRLRRLNASKAGHPSDLPIRLLKEFAYELSIPLTNLFNECLTSGYFPDTWKTASVCPVPKTTPVVEFSQLRPISITPIIARIFEGFLAQWVMSDIAHVIDPRQFGNMKGSSVCHYLISMLDTIYKGLDKPGHYADLCAIDFTKAFDLVDHTTAVRKMIDLEVNPSIIPTICSFLSNRSQTVLYKGTTSSSESLTCGVPQGTKLGPIIFLIMVNDLALTADNRWKYVDDLSIVEISHKAGHNNLQSHIESVCEWSNSNYMKPKPEKCKLMHFTFLRNHVPPPVITIGNNPIEVVSSMRILGVTIRSDLRWDSQLREMISRASRRLYILCSLRRNGVTHNDLLFVYTVYIRPLLEFAAPVWCTNLTHEQSQALEKVQRRALRLISYPLYLPYNDALRDMNIESLSERRSSLLTSFGKSLLRSTRHRDMLPPQRSQLITRNLRNSLNIDIPRTRTQRFRNSTIPCLVRLLNGL from the coding sequence ATGGATAATGTACGTCAACCTAAACCAGCAACGATACAGGCACCGGTGTCGCCATCACTGATTGTCTTCAATGCCAGGTCACTCAATAACAAGATCGATGACCTTGAAGCCACGTTGCGATCTCAGCACAAGGATGTTCCGTTAATAGCTGTTACTGAGACATGGTTTTCCATGGACAAATCTGCATCTGCATGTGAACTCCCTGGATACAACCTGTTTCATCGAGATCGCCCCGATCGTCCTGGTGGGGGAGTTTGTTTATATGTTCGCAATGATCTATCTGCAACAGAAGTTTTCATTGATTGCGTCCCTACCTACCTTGAAGTACTATGGATCAAACTAAAATCCTCCAGTCAGTTCCGGTTGCGCAATCACATCTACGTTGCTGTTGTGTACTCACCGCCGCGATCGGAACATAGAGAGGAGCTCTGTAACCACCTGATTGACACTGTTGATTCTATCAGAGCAATGTCAGACAGTGCTTCGTTACTCATTACCGGTGATTTCAACGATCTCGATGCGTCACCCTTGGAGCAACATACCGCACTGGTCCAGATTGTCACGAACCCAACTAGGGGAACTGCAATACTGGACAAGATCTTCACTGACATTGCCTGTGAGTACCATGAACCAGTTATATGTGCTCCTATTGCCAACAGTGACCACTCACTTATTTCTCTCAAGTCTATTCATGATCATGCCTGCCGCCAATCTGTTCAATTTACCTATCGACCTTACCGAGATTCCGCTGTCAGATCCTTCGGACAGTGGGTAACTGAGATGGACTGGTCAGTTATCAATACCCTACCTGATGTCGACACCAAAGTTGACTTTTTCCGACAACTTCTCTCTGACCAGTATAGATCCCATTTCCACAGAGTGACTGTCAAACGTAGAGTAGCTGATAAAGCATGGATGACCAACACCATTCGGTCCCTCATTTCAGCTCGTAATTCTGCCTTCAAGTGTGGGGACATGTCATTCTACAAGAACTTGAGAAACGATGTCCAAAGGAAAATCAAAATAGCTAAACGGCTTTTCTACTGCAAGAAAGTCCAACAATTAAAAGAGACTGAACCAGGGAAATGGCATAAACAGATCAGAAGTCTTTCTGGCCTTAAAAAGCGACCCCAGTTTGAAATAGATCCTGATATCTCTCGTCTTATAACTGCCAATCGTTTGAACACTTACTTTGCCGACATCTGTAGACAGCTTCCCAGTTGCAACCTCTCTGAGCTACCGGCCTATCTCCCAGCTTGGCCTCCCCCAACCATAGAGCGACGAGATGTCTACAACCGACTTCGGCGTCTGAATGCATCCAAGGCTGGCCATCCATCTGACTTGCCCATACGCCTGCTGAAGGAATTTGCCTACGAATTATCAATTCCTTTGACAAATCTGTTCAACGAATGCCTTACTTCTGGGTATTTTCCTGATACCTGGAAAACAGCATCCGTATGCCCGGTGCCTAAGACAACTCCAGTTGTTGAGTTCAGTCAACTTCGTCCTATCTCGATCACTCCGATAATAGCTCGCATCTTTGAGGGTTTCCTCGCGCAATGGGTTATGTCTGATATCGCGCATGTAATAGATCCTCGTCAGTTTGGAAACATGAAAGGCAGCTCAGTATGCCATTACCTGATAAGCATGCTTGATACAATCTACAAAGGCCTTGACAAACCAGGTCACTACGCCGATCTTTGTGCCATTGATTTTACAAAAGCTTTCGACTTAGTTGACCATACGACAGCTGTTAGAAAGATGATCGATCTTGAAGTGAACCCATCGATTATTCCTACAATCTGCAGCTTCCTGTCCAATCGCTCGCAGACGGTGCTCTACAAGGGTACTACGTCATCTTCGGAATCACTAACGTGCGGAGTCCCCCAAGGGACAAAACTTGGCCCGATTATCTTTCTGATCATGGTCAATGACCTCGCCCTGACAGCGGACAATAGATGGAAGTATGTCGACGACCTGAGCATAGTCGAAATCTCTCACAAAGCCGGCCACAACAATTTGCAATCTCATATTGAATCTGTTTGTGAATGGAGCaattctaattacatgaaacCCAAGCCTGAAAAATGCAAATTGATGCACTTCACCTTCTTGCGTAATCATGTCCCCCCTCCGGTCATTACTATTGGAAACAACCCGATTGAAGTCGTATCCTCCATGCGCATTCTTGGCGTTACCATCCGATCAGACCTGAGATGGGATAGTCAATTACGGGAAATGATCTCGCGCGCCTCTCGGAGACTCTACATTTTGTGCTCACTCAGGAGAAACGGAGTTACCCATAATGATCTGTTGTTTGTGTACACCGTGTATATCCGCCCCCTTCTTGAATTTGCTGCCCCAGTGTGGTGCACCAACCTGACTCATGAGCAGTCACAAGCGTTGGAAAAGGTGCAGAGGAGAGCTCTCCGCCTCATCAGTTACCCCTTATATCTCCCCTATAATGATGCTCTCCGCGATATGAACATCGAGTCATTGTCTGAAAGAAGGAGTTCCCTTCTCACTAGTTTTGGAAAATCCCTCCTTCGCTCTACCCGTCACCGTGACATGCTTCCTCCTCAGCGTTCCCAACTCATAACTCGTAACCTTAGGAACTCGTTAAATATCGACATCCCCCGAACCAGAACACAACGTTTCAGAAACTCAACAATCCCTTGCTTAGTGAGGCTACTCAATGGCTTGTAG